From Echinicola soli, a single genomic window includes:
- a CDS encoding IS1595 family transposase — translation MNILKFYERFPDEDSCAVYLREQREQQGVICKKCGGSAHYWLCNKKMFQCKHCDFRTSLKNGTVMENSNLPLRTWLLAITFISATKKSFSALELQRQMGHSRYATIFGLLHKVREVMGKRDGLYQLEDMVEYDEAFVEKATKSDEKQALKKGRGSQRQAIVATMAESTILEDLDTGKDKSCRYFKMKKIDDLKAKTAEKLVRDFIDKEAVLQTDESTTYINLEDCVDVHVHEISSSAEGKFNLKWAHIAISNLKSYLRTYHMVSERKLQNYLDEFCYKLNRRYFGQKLFDRLVIAAIYPYWHNSV, via the coding sequence ATGAACATACTGAAATTTTATGAACGTTTCCCCGATGAAGACAGCTGTGCGGTCTATCTGCGCGAACAGCGTGAGCAGCAGGGTGTGATATGCAAAAAGTGCGGAGGATCAGCACATTATTGGCTGTGCAACAAAAAGATGTTCCAGTGCAAACACTGTGATTTCCGCACCAGCTTGAAAAACGGCACGGTGATGGAAAACAGCAACCTTCCCTTGAGGACCTGGCTGCTTGCCATCACCTTTATATCTGCCACCAAAAAGAGCTTCAGCGCCCTGGAACTGCAGCGGCAGATGGGGCATTCCCGATATGCGACCATCTTTGGGCTTCTCCACAAGGTCAGGGAAGTAATGGGAAAAAGGGACGGGCTTTACCAGCTTGAGGATATGGTGGAGTATGACGAAGCCTTTGTGGAAAAAGCGACCAAATCAGATGAAAAACAGGCCCTTAAAAAAGGAAGGGGGAGCCAAAGACAGGCCATAGTGGCCACCATGGCGGAATCCACGATTTTGGAAGACCTTGATACCGGGAAGGACAAAAGCTGCCGTTATTTCAAAATGAAGAAGATCGATGACCTGAAAGCCAAAACGGCCGAAAAACTGGTAAGGGACTTTATAGATAAAGAAGCCGTATTGCAGACCGATGAAAGCACGACTTATATCAATCTGGAGGACTGTGTAGATGTCCATGTTCATGAAATATCCTCATCGGCAGAGGGAAAATTCAACCTTAAATGGGCACATATAGCCATCAGCAACCTGAAAAGCTATCTGAGGACCTACCATATGGTCTCTGAAAGGAAGCTTCAGAACTATCTGGACGAGTTCTGCTATAAGCTAAACAGAAGATACTTCGGCCAAAAATTATTTGACAGGCTGGTCATTGCGGCTATTTACCCTTACTGGCACAATAGCGTATAA